The following coding sequences lie in one Clupea harengus chromosome 23, Ch_v2.0.2, whole genome shotgun sequence genomic window:
- the LOC105888908 gene encoding glucose-induced degradation protein 4 homolog, protein MAFMSSASLIPPPPINTQQPGVITSLLYSGSKFRGYQKSKGNSYDVEVVLQHVTIEDSYLCGYLKIKGLTEEYPMLTTFFAGEIISMKRPFLTRKWDADEDVDRKHWGKFQAFYQYAKTFNSDDFDYEELKNSDYIFMRWKEQFLVPDHTIKDISGASFAGFYYICFQKSTATIEGYYYHRSSEWYQSLNLTHVPEHSAAIYEFR, encoded by the exons ATGGCCTTCATGTCCTCGGCCTCGCTTATCCCTCCTCCCCCTATCAACACACAACAACCCGGTGTAATTACATCGCTACTGTACAGCGGTTCCAAATTCCGTGGATATCAGAAGAGCAAAGGGAATTCCTATGACGTTGAGGTTGTTTTACAG CATGTTACCATAGAAGATTCTTATTTATGCGGGTACCTGAAGATAAAAGGACTAACAGAG GAGTACCCAATGCTGACAACATTCTTTGCTGGGGAGATCATCAGTATGAAGCGTCCATTTCTGACACGGAAATGGGATGCTGATGAAGATGTAGACCGGAAACACTGG GGCAAGTTCCAAGCCTTTTACCAGTATGCAAAAACCTTCAACTCGGATGACTTTGACTATGAGGAGCTCAAGAATAGCGACTACATCTTCATGAGATGGAAG GAACAGTTCCTGGTTCCAGATCACACAATCAAAGACATCAGTGGTGCCTCATTTGCTGGCTTCTACTACATCTGCTTCCAGAAATCCACAGCCACCATAGAGGGTTACTACTACCACAGAAGTTCAGAATG GTATCAGTCACTGAACCTCACCCACGTCCCCGAACACAGTGCGGCCATTTATGAGTTCCGGTGA
- the LOC105888714 gene encoding NADPH oxidase organizer 1-like isoform X1 — protein sequence MADQRFPANVRIIGVMHKDTIKMFMTSVVWSDKNEVIIYRSFQDFKKLHKQLKKKHPVANPFRKEDRILPRFRGMKRNFQRKGPSKSVHRVKALEKYCTELLRCDPSVTQSLEVVQFFCPKNHDLEPEFAKNSIIIVPSDDLSEIQKDGTANPNGKRFSMGNITHPSLTQTYRTVAPYETKDLKNRPFKVDVNETLDVLIKDQKGWWLVENEEKHLAWFPAPYLEPCEEDDDDDFDTVSSETDTFYCAARNYVSKNRDEVSVHIGSVVEVLRKSGDGWWLIRYSGRVGYVPSMYLQPYNNPYVGLQRTLHSSTFNLSSLQSPPSQGQGIPRRLTSTSQSRSLENLLEPRRVRTNTAPDSPAARLKEPDSRKSSISAASDETDFSFSSSGSLSGAEADQEAQIHGSSTEEAEVSDGPDTGESSGEMSPSRSCSGSPSDSPAVTPTVRAVTPPRVPPRPLAQEIFTRCTTYTRKAAMASRARLFPQQMEIQTR from the exons ATGGCTGATCAACGCTTTCCAGCTAATGTGCGCATTATTGGAGTGATGCACAAGGACACAATTAAG ATGTTTATGACCTCTGTGGTCTGGTCAGATAAGAATGAAGTAATCATCTACAGATCCTTCCAAGATTTCAAAAAACTCCAC AAACAGTTGAAAAAGAAACATCCAGTGGCAAATCCTTTTCGCAAAGAGGATAGAATTCTCCCCCGATTCAGAG GCATGAAGAGGAACTTCCAGAGGAAGGGGCCGAGTAAGAGTGTGCACCGCGTCAAAGCTCTGGAGAAATACTGCACCGAACTGCTCCGGTGTGACCCCAGTGTCACACAGAGTTTAGAGGTCGTCCAGTTCTTTTGCCCAAAAAATCATGACCTGGAACCAGAGTTTGCCAAAAacag TATCATTATAGTGCCATCAGATGACCTGTCGGAGATTCAAAAGGACGGGACAGCAAACCCAAATGGCAAGCGCTTCAGTATGGGAAACATAACTCATCCTTCTCTGACTCAGACCTACCGCACCGTTGCCCCGTATGAGACCAAGGACCTCAAGAACAGACCCTTTAAAGTGGACGTAAACGAAACCCTGGATGTCCTCATCAAAGACCAAAAAG GCTGGTGGCTTGTGGAGAATGAGGAGAAACATCTGGCGTGGTTCCCTGCCCCATACCTGGAGCCCTGTGAAGAGGACGACGATGATGACTTTGATACTGTTTCCTCTGAAA CAGATACATTCTACTGTGCTGCAAGAAACTATGTCTCTAAGAACAGAGATGAAGTATCTGTACACATCGGCTCTGTTGTGGAAGTGTTGCGCAAGTCTGGCGATGGCTGGTGGCTTATCAG ATACAGTGGCAGGGTTGGTTACGTGCCATCCATGTACCTCCAGCCTTACAACAACCCGTATGTCGGCCTCCAGAGAACACTCCACAGCTCCACCTTCAACCTCAGTTCCCTGCAGTCGCCTCCCTCCCAGGGTCAGGGCATCCCACGCAGGCTGACCTCGACTAGTCAGTCCCGATCCCTGGAGAACCTGCTGGAACCGCGTCGCGTGCGGACCAACACGGCGCCTGACAGCCCCGCCGCAAGGCTCAAGGAGCCAGACAGCCGCAAGAGCAGCATCAGCGCAgccagcgacgagactgacttcAGCTTCAGCTCCTCGGGGAGCCTgtcaggggcagaggcagatcAGGAGGCCCAGATCCATGGGTCCTCcacagaggaggctgaggtcaGCGATGGCCCCGACACTGGGGAGTCCAGCGGCGAGATGAGTCCCAGCAGATCCTGCAGTGGCAGCCCCAGTGACAGCCCTGCCGTCACCCCGACTGTCAGAGCCGTGACCCCACCCAGAGTGCCACCCAGGCCTCTGGCCCAGGAGATCTTCACCCGCTGCACCACCTACACCCGCAAGGCGGCCATGGCCTCCAGGGCGCGACTCTTCCCACAGCAGATGGAGATCCAAACGCGCTAA
- the LOC105888714 gene encoding NADPH oxidase organizer 1-like isoform X2, whose amino-acid sequence MADQRFPANVRIIGVMHKDTIKMFMTSVVWSDKNEVIIYRSFQDFKKLHKQLKKKHPVANPFRKEDRILPRFRGMKRNFQRKGPSKSVHRVKALEKYCTELLRCDPSVTQSLEVVQFFCPKNHDLEPEFAKNSIIIVPSDDLSEIQKDGTANPNGKRFSMGNITHPSLTQTYRTVAPYETKDLKNRPFKVDVNETLDVLIKDQKGWWLVENEEKHLAWFPAPYLEPCEEDDDDDFDTVSSENTFYCAARNYVSKNRDEVSVHIGSVVEVLRKSGDGWWLIRYSGRVGYVPSMYLQPYNNPYVGLQRTLHSSTFNLSSLQSPPSQGQGIPRRLTSTSQSRSLENLLEPRRVRTNTAPDSPAARLKEPDSRKSSISAASDETDFSFSSSGSLSGAEADQEAQIHGSSTEEAEVSDGPDTGESSGEMSPSRSCSGSPSDSPAVTPTVRAVTPPRVPPRPLAQEIFTRCTTYTRKAAMASRARLFPQQMEIQTR is encoded by the exons ATGGCTGATCAACGCTTTCCAGCTAATGTGCGCATTATTGGAGTGATGCACAAGGACACAATTAAG ATGTTTATGACCTCTGTGGTCTGGTCAGATAAGAATGAAGTAATCATCTACAGATCCTTCCAAGATTTCAAAAAACTCCAC AAACAGTTGAAAAAGAAACATCCAGTGGCAAATCCTTTTCGCAAAGAGGATAGAATTCTCCCCCGATTCAGAG GCATGAAGAGGAACTTCCAGAGGAAGGGGCCGAGTAAGAGTGTGCACCGCGTCAAAGCTCTGGAGAAATACTGCACCGAACTGCTCCGGTGTGACCCCAGTGTCACACAGAGTTTAGAGGTCGTCCAGTTCTTTTGCCCAAAAAATCATGACCTGGAACCAGAGTTTGCCAAAAacag TATCATTATAGTGCCATCAGATGACCTGTCGGAGATTCAAAAGGACGGGACAGCAAACCCAAATGGCAAGCGCTTCAGTATGGGAAACATAACTCATCCTTCTCTGACTCAGACCTACCGCACCGTTGCCCCGTATGAGACCAAGGACCTCAAGAACAGACCCTTTAAAGTGGACGTAAACGAAACCCTGGATGTCCTCATCAAAGACCAAAAAG GCTGGTGGCTTGTGGAGAATGAGGAGAAACATCTGGCGTGGTTCCCTGCCCCATACCTGGAGCCCTGTGAAGAGGACGACGATGATGACTTTGATACTGTTTCCTCTGAAA ATACATTCTACTGTGCTGCAAGAAACTATGTCTCTAAGAACAGAGATGAAGTATCTGTACACATCGGCTCTGTTGTGGAAGTGTTGCGCAAGTCTGGCGATGGCTGGTGGCTTATCAG ATACAGTGGCAGGGTTGGTTACGTGCCATCCATGTACCTCCAGCCTTACAACAACCCGTATGTCGGCCTCCAGAGAACACTCCACAGCTCCACCTTCAACCTCAGTTCCCTGCAGTCGCCTCCCTCCCAGGGTCAGGGCATCCCACGCAGGCTGACCTCGACTAGTCAGTCCCGATCCCTGGAGAACCTGCTGGAACCGCGTCGCGTGCGGACCAACACGGCGCCTGACAGCCCCGCCGCAAGGCTCAAGGAGCCAGACAGCCGCAAGAGCAGCATCAGCGCAgccagcgacgagactgacttcAGCTTCAGCTCCTCGGGGAGCCTgtcaggggcagaggcagatcAGGAGGCCCAGATCCATGGGTCCTCcacagaggaggctgaggtcaGCGATGGCCCCGACACTGGGGAGTCCAGCGGCGAGATGAGTCCCAGCAGATCCTGCAGTGGCAGCCCCAGTGACAGCCCTGCCGTCACCCCGACTGTCAGAGCCGTGACCCCACCCAGAGTGCCACCCAGGCCTCTGGCCCAGGAGATCTTCACCCGCTGCACCACCTACACCCGCAAGGCGGCCATGGCCTCCAGGGCGCGACTCTTCCCACAGCAGATGGAGATCCAAACGCGCTAA